The region cgagctggacctttgagctttagtggcaaatatttaatggcatggaggtcatctccccgcaccatgtgaatgtggaggaggaaatcctctatccatatggTCGGATATgtggttccgtcgtatgattcaatgtttacaggcttGAAGCCTTCCAGGAATTGGTGTTGCATTACCCTCTCTGTGAAAcatatgttggggaacgtggtaatttcaaaaaaattcctacgtacacgcaagatcatggtgatgacatagcaacgagaggggagagtgttgtccatgtaccctcatagaccgtaagcggaagcgttatgacaacgcggttgatgtagtcgtacgtcttcacgatccgaccgatccaagcaccgaacgtacggcacctccgagttcagcacacgttcagctcgatgacgatccccgggatccgatccagcaaagcttcggggatgagttccgtcagcatgacggcgtggtgacgatgatgatgttctaccggcacagggcttcgcctaaactccacgacgatatgaccgaggtggaatatggtggaggggggcaccgcacacggctaaggaacgatccgtagatcaacttgtgtgtctatggggtgccccctgcccccgtatataaaggagtggaggaggggagggccggccctctctatggcgcgccctaggggagtcctactcccaccgggagtaggattccccctttcctagtccaactaggaatccttccaagtattaggagtaggagacaaggaagggggagggagaagggaaggaaggagggggcgcagcccctccccctagtccaattcggactaggccttggggggggcgcggcctgccctaggcagcccctctctctttcccgtatggcctaataaggcccaatacttctcccccgtattcccgtaactccccggtactccgaaaaatacccgaaccacttggaacctttccgaactccgaatatagtcgtccaatatatcgatctttacgtctcgaccatttcgagactcctcgtcatgtccccgatctcatccaggactccgaactccttcggtacatcaaaacttataaactcataataaaactgtcatcgtaacgttaagcgtgcggaccctacgggttcgagaattatgtagacatgacctagaactattctcggtcaataaccaatagcggaacctggatgctcatattggctcctacatattctacgaagatctttatcggtcaaaccgcataacaacatactttgttccctttgtcatcggtaatgttacttacccgagattcgatcgtcggtatccaatacctagttcaatctcgttactggcaagtctctttattcgttacgtaatgcatcattccgtaactaactcattagctacattgcttgcaaggcttatagtgatgtgcattaccgagagggcccagagatacctctccgacaatcggagtgacaaaacctaatctcgaaatacgccaacccaacatgtacctttggagacacctgtagtactcctttataatcacccagttacgttgtgacgtttggtagcacccaaagtgttcctctggtaaacgggagttgcataatctcatagttacaggaacatgtataagtcatgaagaaagcaatagcaacatactaaacgatcaagtgctaggctaacggaatgggtcatgtcaatcacatcattctcctaatgatttgatcccgttaatcaaatgacaactcatgtctatggttaggaaacataaccatcttcgattaacgagctagtcaagtagaggcatactagtgacactctgtttgtctatgtattcacacatgtattatgtttccggttaatacaattctagcatgaataataaacatttatcatgatataaggaaataaataataactttattattgcctctagggcatatttccttcaacatagggggtgtgcggcgccccgaaCTCGGGTTACATCGCATCGGAGGTCTTTGACCCTccgaatctgctgctgcttccagattctatcattttggttgagccgatCGTAACATCCTGCTCAGTGAGTGGACGAATCTTCTCTtggtccgtagatggacctggtatGGCCTCCTCGAGCATCTAGGTCATGGAGGAGGTTGTATTCATAGGTCGGCCGCACTTAATCCTTGTCGTGACGGCGAGGTGGTGCGGTGGGGTGTTCGGCCTCGTCAACTTCTCTGTCCCGCCCTCTAGGGGGGCGGtccggctgttccgtacgtgtgtattTTGGACGTGTTGGCTCTGCGGTCTCATTGTCGAACTGCGGTAGCAACCTCCGCTTGGGGTAGCTTTTGATTGGTTGTTTGAGGCCGTAACCTTCTTTAGCGGCTAGGACTTTGTTCAATCGATCATTGAGGGTGTCCTGTTCGGCCTTGATTTTGCGCTTTTGTTTCTTCAAGCTGCGGGCGGTGGCTAGAAGCCTCCGGTTGAACCGTTCCTGCTCCAGCGGGTCTTCGGGGATGATGAAATCATCATCCCCGAGACTTTCCTCCTCTTCAGAAAGTGGGAGGTAGTTGCTATCTTCGGAGTCATCGGGGTTTTCTGGGTTGAGCGGGTCCTGCCCTGTGGGTTCATCCTGATGGTCTTCGTTATCTGCGGCCCCGGCGAGGTCATTCGTATTATTTGCGGTGTCGTTCTCCGCAGAGTCCATGTTGCTCGCATGGCTTCGGCGTGGCTTTGATCGACGACGATGTCTTTGGCGCTTGGGCGGCTCATCTTCAGGCTTGTCTCGGTCCTCATTGGGAGTGCCATCGccgtctttgggggtgtccaccatgtaaatatcataGGTGGATATGGCCGTCCAGCGGCCGGTGATGGGGGCGACATTGGTGTGGCTTCGCCATCCTCATCCATGTATTCAGAGTTTTCCAAATTATCATCTAGCAtagcggttaaatcatcgatagtggctaccaagtgggtggtggactAGACGTAAAATTCCTTGTGATACGCCTCGAAAGGTTGATGATTGTGGTCGGAGGGCTGGTCCTCCTGGAGGGTCATTTTCTGGATTCGGTCTAGCACCTCGTTTAACATAGCGAGGGTTGCCAGATATGAGGGCTCTAAGCCAAATTCCATTGTGACGGAGTCGGGGGCAGTAGGCACCCTAGCCGGTCCATCATTTCTGCAGGCCAATTTGGGCTCAGGGTGCGGTGTCGGATCCTTCAGGGGGTCCGGACTGTCACTGGAGATTAAGGACATGCCTTGGTATTTGTGAGTAGTTTCCGCGCCAGGATTCAAGATCAGGCTGCTTTGGGTCAGGGATGATCCCTGGCCATCTGTTGCTGGCTCGTCGTATGGGCTTAAGGCTAGAGGGGCATTGTGACGGAAGGGTCCGGCCGAGATTGACTCTTGTCCTCCACCTCCTGACTCTTCCTCGAAGGCCGAGGATAGGCCCTCCGCAGACATGACAGCTCCGGCGGAGGGTGGAGTCTAGCCCCCGCTTGAGGTGGAGCCTTCCTGGCTCGAACTTGTTCGGAGGGCGGAGGCTGATCCGTAGATTGGATCGGAGGGGACTCCGGAGCGGGCATGGCGAGCCCTCGAGGGTGTGAAAAGGGATAGTGAATCCGGCAAAGACCAGATCACCCCGCATGTCCGCAACATATTCCAGATTACCGAATCGAATTCGGTTTTCAGGAGCGAAGTTGTCGATCTGATCCAAACGACCAGTCGGGTCGCATGCAGCACGATGCTGCCGAACGCGAAGAGCTGACCGGGGACAAAGCAGTCCTTGGATCTGATGCCTTCTCCTATgatcaggcgagccatcgatccttcgggTGACCCtacatcggaactctcaatgaaagcaccaatgtcggtgtcaaaaccagcaaacctcggggtagggggtcccgagctgtggatctaggatcgatggggaacaagggacgatgaacacagtgtttacccagattcgggccctctcgaagaggtaataccatacgtcctgcttgattatattggatgtatagtatggtttacagagtagatctacctcgagatcagcatGAGCTAAACCCTAAGCCAATGAGGTAATGAATAAAGCTCTCCCCTAAAAGCTacaaccctcggtttatatagacaccgatagggttagggttaccggAGACAGATTACAACAAGGGATAAAGAGATCCTGTCTATCCTTAACTTGGAGGACACATCATGGCTTCATAGATCTTTTGTCGCTATGCGGCTTCACCAGTCCGGTCCATATTCAATGGGCTGGCGCCCCGAGGACCCCTTATTCCATAACTCCCCCAGCAAGGAAAATATTAATTTAGTTGAAATTTTGATAAGATCTGATTTGTTTTGATGGAGTTAATGTAGGACTTGGTTTTGGTAAGATTTGATTGAGTTAATGTGAGACATGTTTTACAGGAGGACAAAGAAAGGAAAGTATAAATTTGGTTTAGATTAGAGCCTGATGGCATCGTGAGGAAAAAACCAAGGTAGAGGGAATGGGTGAGGAGAACATACCAACTCTACTTGTAAAGAGTATGTGATTGTCCGTTCGTTGCAACAGTGCATACATATTCTAGTGGTTCTAACACCAATCATATCCGACATATACCTTAACCCACATATTCTATATTTTGATAAGATTTGATTCGATTTGAATATTAGTAGGGGAGGACAAGGAAAGTTCTGATTTAATTGAGGTTTTgataagatttgatttgattttgTATGAGTAAGGGACCGCAAGGAAAGTTTTAGTTCTGTTAAGATTTTGTCAaggtttgatttgatttgatttgggtaTGAGTAGGGCCAAAGGAAAGTTTTGATTGATGATTTACTAAAATCTAATTTGATTGATGATTTACTAAAATTTAGTGTAGGGTGTAAGCGAGAGATAATGTACTAGAGGGGAAAAACAAACAAATAAGGGCAGGGGTGAAGGTCATACAACGACCAAAGTGTCGTTTAATAGCAAAGATTGCGAAAAATCTAATGATAAAACTACTCATGTATCGGTAGACACTTTTAGTGGTCTGAAAAAGCGATAGCAAAACCAAATACATTCTAATAAAATAGGACAGTGTTAGCTGGCGAACGTTCGTCATGAAGAGTGGCAAATTTTAGTTtttctttggggggggggggatcgtGTTATTTCATTTAATTAATAGTGGGAGTACAATCATTTGAAATAACAATACTAATCTCCTGGGGGAATTTGTTAACTAACAAACCGTACGATATTGACCACGACCCGTCACTGCTATAGCATGTGCGGCCTTATTCTGGGATCTACCTATTTTTGTGTGTTtgcattgatctttcttgccacatCTTTGAGACGGCTGCCACCTAAAACATATTCCTTGATCTTCCATTTAAACCTGATTCAAGGAGTTTCAACATCTCTGTATAGTCTGTCTTCACCTGGATAGTTACGGGAGTCCAGTGCAATGTCAGCTTCATGCCCTCCTAACAAGCCGATAGCTCCGCCTCCAATGCACCGAGGCAGTTCTGGATCCATCTGCATGTCGCGTAGATAACCGCATCTGTGTGATCACGTAGGATCATACCGGCACTGGCCGTTCCATCTGCCTGTATAAACAAACCGTCAAAATTGAGCTTTACAACACTACATGATGAGGCGTCCAACTCGGTTGAATGCTACGCTCTAGTTTATGTTGAGCATCATTGTTGGATAATAGAATCGGTTGCTTCCCCCTGAGGACGTCCACCTATGCCCATGTTTGATGAGTAGCAAGGAATCAATGTAGCTACATAGAAATTTCTTCGACGCCTCGACCGGGATCAATGGCTTGTCATGGGTGAGTTCAAAATTTTATTTGAGAAATGACGATTTCTTCCTAGAAGACAAATTACATATAAAACCTGTCGCCGTTTGATCTGGCCTAACAACTAAAACTGCCAGAAAAACCTTTCGTTTGCCACCCTCTTCCAATCTGACGTCCGCCAAGTAATTTCCGATAAAATAATAGTATAGATTGTGAAAAATTGCCCTTATTATCGGTAGATTTTTAATGCTGTTCCGAAAAGTGGGGGCAAAATCGGATCTACAAAACAAATGTAGTTTTACAACTCACACCCacaaccggcgtcaaggttctactCTTCTTCAGTGCGCAGCCCTAAGTGTGATTCCATCTCTGCAATCTGCGCTGCGCGTGCGACGTCGAAGACATCGACATGGACGCACCGAGGGGTACCCCGCCGGGGCGGCCACGGGCACCGCCGCCCGGATGGATCGGCGATTCTGGGTCCGGGCAGGGCTCCGGCCCCGACGGCTCCTGGAGGTATGGCTGGGAGTGGGCTTCAGGGCCTGGAGGCGGCTGGGGCTACGGCCACAGCTCAGAGCAGAGCCCAGGCAGCGCCGCGTTTGGGTTCGGCTACGGCAGCGgcagtggtggtggaggaggaggcagagggggGAGCGGACGTGGAGGCTTCGGGTTCGGCAGGTTCGGCGGCCACGCCGGCGGGTTCGGCTGGGGTGTCGGGCCCGGCGGCCATGCTGGCGGCTGGGGAGCAGGCGGTGGGGCCTTTGGAGGCGACCACGGCGGCTGGGGCGCGCGCGCAGGGTTCCGCGGCGGGAGCCAACGGCCACCGAgcggaggacgcggcggcggcaatTGACTTGGGGTCTGTATGCTACGGCGTGGTGAGATCACTGCTAGAGTATAGTAGGAGCAGTTGATCTAGGTCTGGGAGGATAATGTGGTTTGTTCAACTCTATCTATCTGCGTGTGTTAAATTTCAGTGTGAGCAGTGATGATCGTAGCGCGATCTGGATCTTGACTCTTGTAATATTGTGGCCATCCTTGTATGTTTGAGTGTTCCATTTCAGTATGTAAGAAATGGTTATGTGTACATAATCAACATGTGCTGCTGGTGTGCGATGCTTCACGGCAAAATCCCATCAAGAAAAACGGAACAACAAACTGGCTCATTCTTCTGTGTGAGGTCACATCGGTCGTGCCAGGTTACAGGTTCAAGTTTTAAGAAGAAATACAAAGAAAAACCTGAGATCCTACACTCTTTGCTGATCAACCATAGAAGACAAACTTGCATACATTCTGTGCAGCTAGTAGTAGCTCAGCACTCTGTTGAGCCAAGCTCTCAGCCAACACCTGGATTTTTACCTTGACAACGTCGGACTCAGAAACACAAATTATCATAAGTTGCATCCTATGCTGAGCACAACTTGCACGAAAATCTTCCATGATCTCAAGAGGCTTCTTCTAGCCTCAGACCGTTGCTCTACGTCTTTAATACACGACCCTTCGTCCttaaatgtaagatgtttttgcagttcaatttgaactaccaaaacgtcttacatttagaAACatataggtagtactccctccatcccgaaaTACTAGTCCTGGAAATggatatttccggacggagggagtatttaggaagtaCAGTGACTTCATAGGGTCATAGTTGCTTTATTTTGCAATGATGGAACTTCACTTCCGACACCATACTAGTGTCTCTGTGAGGCCTGGAGCTTCCAGGATCCAAGCTCAGTGGCTCCCAGCTGTAGAGCCAAGCATGGATAATCTGCAGGGTAAGAAATTAACGAAATTAGGACACCTGGAGCAGAAGTATCCAACACAGAGAACAAGTCATAAATGACATGACCCCTATTTTCCTCACCCACAAGCTTTGCCACCAGAAAGATCTTCAGATGGTGTTGCTTTTCATTACGAGCATATTGGAACAGACTATGAAAGCTTTGGAATTCAAAGGTGTACACACAAGCATTATATCCTGGACTCACTGTCCATATGATAGAAACTGAAAGAAAGGACTAGGAAGGAATACATTTTAACTGGCTTTGGGACACCAACTTGGTTCTGCTTTTGCACCTATGCAATGCAAATATATCGATCTGATAATCCAGCTGTAACTGCATTTTTCAACTATGAAAACCCATGGAGAAAGGGACCAGAAATAACAGATATTATACACAATGATATAAGTAAGCAATGCCAAAGTCCAATCTTACCCTTGCACTTGTATGCAGGCCCACATGTTCTTACCCTTGGGAGTAATCAGGATTTGTCAATACAAACGTTTCTGAAACCAGTTCTAGGCTAGACTTCAGATTAAGCTCGTTTTCTGGCCAATTCTCAATATTAACGTGTCAAAAGCTGATAAATCTAGAATCCAAATCAACAGAAAATTCAAGGTTTTCACACCTTTGTCGGTTATAACAGCAGCTAATTTGATTTCTCCTACTACTtccatttcaatgaacataaaattcTAGGATGATTAGTTCTTCACTACTTTAAAGGCAAATAGTTGTTATCCATTCATGCGCATTCTTTCACATCATAACGGAAATCAATGTACTATTTTTCTTTATTATCTCAAAAAAAATGATGACCAAACGAAATTACTGAAAATAAACTTGTAACAATAGTAAATATAAGGGCAAAGAGAAATCCTACATCCTACATACCTAAATAGTTGACCCCCACTAACtctaattctctcaacatgcaagtatgCCAACCCATCATGCCATCATGCATGGAGAAAAACACATTTAGCCCAATAAGTCCAATTTTCAACATGCAACTATGCCAACTCATCATGCCACCATGCATGCTACTCATATTGAAAAAATATTATGCAACTATACAATGACAATAATCAAATACAATAACTTATGTGTATTTTAGTTTCAACTCCCATATTGTCAATCTAAGTAATAACGTTTTGTACAACCAAATCTCATTAAAATAGTTGCAACAAATTTTCAAAGCAACGCACAGGGTATCATCTCTTTTCTGAAGTGTACATCATGATATCGCAATTCTATTTTTACAATGCTCCAGTAATCTCCGCTTACAAAAAAAAAGTGCTAGGATATTTCTATCAAGagaagatgttctaggagttgaaggacACAGAATATTAATCACTGAACCAAATGAGAGGTTGCCGGAAAATGGAAACTACAAAAAGAAAACTTTTTGATGCTATGTCCAAGAATTATCGTCATGTTGAAAGCTAGAACTACAAGTACAAAATGAACTAATAAATGATCTACTAAGCAGATAGATTTGTTAATTTATCAATGGTAGGATCAGGAAATAAGAGAAACATAAATGATGATACTTATTGGACACTGAAAAGGTTAGAAGAAGAATTAATGGCAATGACATAACTTCAACAGAGCCACAAAGGCATCACAGTCTAAACCTAATACAACCAGCCATCACACTCCACAGAGCCACAAAGGCATTTCTTCTTCTTGATGTTACCATTCTCATCATGAACCTGATCTATGGCATAGTTGTAGTGGTATACTAGCTCTTGACCAGGTGGAATATCTTCGCAGGCAAAGAACATGATATGAGGAGCACTCTTGTCATCATGATCATAGAGAACATTTTGTGCATAGAGGTTGGGGGTGCAGCTATGATTAATAAATTTAGCAAAGTTCCCCATCTTTGACGCATCAACAGCAAAACCAGTTTCTTCATCTTTACCCGGACCATTCTGAAGCGAGGGTATAGATCTTGATAGGCCCTCCCAAAGGGATTCATCATAATAATTATGCCCTATAGCAAATAGGTACTCATCAGTCATCCTTTTCTGTGCTTCTTCATCATCCAGCACTTCCCCAATGTATTCACAGACGAAGCTTCCAGATGGTATATAGTTGAGAGTTTTCACACCCCAACCCATCGATTTGGTCTTGAAGACTTGCAGCCGAAATTTGATGCCTTTCTGGCCGACTCTGTTATGACATGTAGGAGGACACTTGCAAGAAGGTCCACACTCATAAACAAGAGGTTTTGCTGCTATGATACAGCCTTTATCATTGAAAGGGATCTCCCCACCATTTTTCACTACACAGGCACACAGTTTAGAGTCCGAGCACCCGCCTACACAAGCACAGCCTGCTGGAGGAGCTGGCTGATAGTTAGGGGGGTATTTCAGGCGAGACATGTAGATATAGGGCATTGGATGCTCATCAGATATAGAGTTCAAAACAGATATCGGGATCCTCTCCAACCCTTGGGATATATCTTTCATTATAACACCATCATATGGCTCAGCCTGTTCTGATTTCATAATTGCTTCAATGTCAATGTGTTTCTGACCTgccattcttctcattcggaacatATAAACATAACGATCTTCGCTTTCTTTCTCCCTCCAGTATTTCTCAACTAGATATAAACCCCCATATAGAAGAATACTCTTCCGCTGGCTGTTCCTCTTAGCATGAATGGTGAAACCATGGATGACACGAACTGGTGTTTTGGTATCCATGCTCTTCTTCAGTGCAAGATTGGTACCCTCTATCTTCTGATTCATTGTAGCTGTCCTTGATCCAGAATACACCAAGGCATCAAAATTATCCTTGACATCAGAAAGAAGTGCATATGCCACGATGCTAACAGCTATACAAGTACCATCCTCCTTCCTGATATGATCAATCCCTAACCGGTGTGGGCGATGAAGACCGATAATGCAAAGCTCAACCCTTGCATAAAAGATATCACCAACATGGATTCCAGGCACATTGCCAACAAATCTCTCGTCGTTACACTGTGCAAGGAACCTGTCCCTGAAGATTTTGTAAGCTTGTAGATCGGCTCCTCCTTCCCGTGACTTGTCTTCAAGTTTATTCAAAAGATTCTTGTAAATTAAGCGGAAATCCCGCAAGGATCTGATGACTTTCTCCCTAGCAAGGGCAACTCCATTTTTTGGCATTCCCTGATTATCATCATCCTTCTCAGTTTTCACCTTTTTATATGCTGCTCGGGTTTCCTTCTCACCTTTCCCTGAGGAGAAATCCCGCACGGCCGAAACTCGAACATTTGAAAGG is a window of Triticum dicoccoides isolate Atlit2015 ecotype Zavitan chromosome 2B, WEW_v2.0, whole genome shotgun sequence DNA encoding:
- the LOC119365089 gene encoding glycine-rich protein 5-like; this encodes MDAPRGTPPGRPRAPPPGWIGDSGSGQGSGPDGSWRYGWEWASGPGGGWGYGHSSEQSPGSAAFGFGYGSGSGGGGGGRGGSGRGGFGFGRFGGHAGGFGWGVGPGGHAGGWGAGGGAFGGDHGGWGARAGFRGGSQRPPSGGRGGGN
- the LOC119365087 gene encoding histone-lysine N-methyltransferase, H3 lysine-9 specific SUVH5-like; amino-acid sequence: METGEAAVQGGRRTTSGRRYKALMPWRFQRGFVRNQAKSPAAAPIGRGGAPSGGSGAKRSRSASVVGSGGRSAGDPSDVQSKKRSTRSATMKRTDGENSARSAGAGKDSQLRRSTRSATMKNSSAEMDCLLRRGTRSEAAKSSGGVKLENGACSGAGKDLPFKRHTRSTAVNSSHAIKMENDSPSSAGKDFQIKRGTHRVTTRSSNREKMDNNARTGAEMECGLGKSSCNIMGDGLANAAGGDCCFEGPDYSGVLRDEHVQNFGTGGSVGAGDGAACIPEGIQSNVGAENCESEGSKKSRVTGNGLKSNISSAADHVLEQPEGKGANTGNGASKESDVAAKGCSSAVPGSNANDPNCRRGRKVISPWRFQIGYKRSFSKAFCSNGGSLETPEYSAQGSSTQCTPGTRSTVRCYASPLSNVRVSAVRDFSSGKGEKETRAAYKKVKTEKDDDNQGMPKNGVALAREKVIRSLRDFRLIYKNLLNKLEDKSREGGADLQAYKIFRDRFLAQCNDERFVGNVPGIHVGDIFYARVELCIIGLHRPHRLGIDHIRKEDGTCIAVSIVAYALLSDVKDNFDALVYSGSRTATMNQKIEGTNLALKKSMDTKTPVRVIHGFTIHAKRNSQRKSILLYGGLYLVEKYWREKESEDRYVYMFRMRRMAGQKHIDIEAIMKSEQAEPYDGVIMKDISQGLERIPISVLNSISDEHPMPYIYMSRLKYPPNYQPAPPAGCACVGGCSDSKLCACVVKNGGEIPFNDKGCIIAAKPLVYECGPSCKCPPTCHNRVGQKGIKFRLQVFKTKSMGWGVKTLNYIPSGSFVCEYIGEVLDDEEAQKRMTDEYLFAIGHNYYDESLWEGLSRSIPSLQNGPGKDEETGFAVDASKMGNFAKFINHSCTPNLYAQNVLYDHDDKSAPHIMFFACEDIPPGQELVYHYNYAIDQVHDENGNIKKKKCLCGSVECDGWLY